The following are from one region of the Paramagnetospirillum magnetotacticum MS-1 genome:
- a CDS encoding thiamine pyrophosphate-dependent enzyme, with amino-acid sequence MTDGRDNTAEALARQVLRVRLAQMLINEALKAKKFRVPVHLALGHEAIAVAVGAAMAEGDSLFLTHRNIHYNIARATSLAAEVSELALRPDGLAGGRLGSMNMSNPGRGLIYTSSILGNDLCVAAGAAMAETVLGSGAVPFVVTGDGALEEGVFFESLELARSGDAPLVVVVENNGWSLATRIEERRCPIHVDRVAAAFDLPYGRLSGNDVATYAAELIRLRGEALARRRPVVVEVDLATLGDWLMPHPDFPAGKYINYHHGAAPEVTPSDWPVIRDNAEDPVFVLTQRHDADWLRGQSAALLTSLREELA; translated from the coding sequence ATGACCGATGGCCGCGACAATACCGCCGAGGCGCTGGCACGCCAGGTGCTTCGGGTCCGCCTTGCCCAGATGCTGATCAACGAAGCGCTGAAGGCCAAGAAGTTCCGGGTGCCGGTACATCTGGCCCTGGGGCATGAAGCCATCGCCGTGGCGGTTGGAGCCGCCATGGCCGAGGGCGACAGCCTGTTCCTCACCCATCGCAACATCCACTACAACATCGCGCGGGCCACATCCCTGGCCGCCGAGGTGTCCGAACTGGCGCTGCGCCCCGACGGCCTGGCTGGCGGCCGCCTCGGCTCCATGAATATGAGCAATCCCGGACGGGGGCTGATCTATACCTCCAGCATCCTCGGCAATGATTTGTGCGTCGCCGCCGGTGCCGCCATGGCCGAGACGGTTCTGGGCTCGGGCGCGGTGCCTTTCGTGGTCACCGGCGACGGCGCCCTCGAGGAAGGCGTGTTTTTCGAGAGCCTGGAACTGGCCCGCAGCGGCGACGCCCCCCTGGTTGTGGTGGTGGAAAACAACGGCTGGTCCTTGGCCACCCGCATCGAGGAACGGCGTTGCCCCATCCATGTGGACCGGGTGGCCGCCGCTTTCGACCTGCCCTATGGCCGGTTGAGCGGCAACGACGTCGCCACCTACGCCGCCGAGCTGATCCGTCTGCGCGGCGAGGCACTGGCCCGGCGCCGCCCGGTGGTGGTCGAAGTGGATCTGGCCACCTTGGGCGACTGGCTGATGCCGCACCCGGATTTTCCCGCCGGAAAGTACATCAACTACCACCACGGAGCCGCCCCCGAGGTAACGCCCAGCGACTGGCCGGTCATCCGCGATAATGCCGAGGACCCGGTCTTCGTCTTGACGCAGCGCCACGATGCCGACTGGCTCAGGGGCCAATCCGCCGCCCTGCTGACCTCGCTCAGGGAGGAACTGGCGTGA
- a CDS encoding NAD-dependent epimerase/dehydratase family protein, translated as MTKSFLLTGGAGHLGSLLARRLADQGHRVFSLVRRGGHALRLEDLGDRITRLEADVSDAASLKAAVEAARPDVVFHLSSSVFNPPPTLATHLSTNVSGAANLIEALEALPRTQIIYASTAAIYGNANRAPEDQAPAPATWLGASKASASLLFAAHARMTGRPITEFRIYTPFGPWERITRLIPQIIFSALDGKPIRTTEGRQTRDYLYADDLIDLLELAVDKPRDGWRAYNAGAGEGVPVRTIVSTVLELMGNPVEGLFGAIPTRPDEIMEMTADISRAKAEFGWQPTTSLREGLTRTVGWFTTNADLARRLT; from the coding sequence ATGACCAAGTCGTTCCTGCTGACCGGCGGCGCCGGCCATCTCGGCAGCCTGCTGGCCCGCCGTCTCGCCGATCAGGGGCACCGAGTGTTTTCGCTGGTGCGCCGGGGCGGCCATGCCCTGCGGCTGGAGGATCTGGGCGATCGCATCACCCGGCTGGAAGCCGACGTCTCCGATGCCGCCTCTCTCAAGGCGGCGGTCGAGGCGGCCCGGCCCGACGTGGTCTTTCACCTGTCCAGTTCGGTGTTCAACCCGCCGCCGACCCTGGCAACCCATCTGTCGACCAATGTGTCGGGCGCCGCCAATCTGATCGAAGCGCTGGAAGCCCTGCCCCGTACCCAGATCATCTATGCCAGCACCGCCGCCATCTACGGCAACGCCAACCGTGCCCCCGAGGATCAGGCGCCGGCCCCCGCCACCTGGCTGGGGGCCAGCAAGGCATCCGCCTCGCTGCTGTTCGCCGCCCATGCCCGCATGACCGGCAGGCCCATCACCGAGTTCCGTATCTACACCCCTTTCGGCCCCTGGGAGCGCATCACCCGGCTGATCCCCCAGATCATCTTCTCGGCGCTGGACGGCAAGCCCATCCGCACCACCGAGGGCCGTCAGACCCGCGATTATCTCTATGCCGACGATCTGATCGATCTGCTGGAGCTGGCGGTGGACAAGCCCCGGGACGGCTGGCGCGCCTATAATGCCGGAGCGGGCGAAGGCGTGCCGGTGCGCACCATCGTCTCGACGGTGCTGGAGCTGATGGGCAATCCGGTGGAAGGGCTGTTCGGCGCCATTCCCACCCGCCCCGACGAGATCATGGAGATGACCGCCGACATCTCGCGCGCCAAGGCCGAATTCGGCTGGCAGCCCACCACTTCCCTCAGGGAAGGATTGACGCGCACAGTCGGCTGGTTTACCACCAATGCCGATTTGGCGCGCCGCCTGACCTGA
- a CDS encoding class I SAM-dependent methyltransferase, translating into MTVCIACGSTKVEPFLDLHETTLANKFLAPEEIGAVEPRHPLVVGFCPECSHVQLTHLVPPAAMFEDYLYISSLSKTLVGHLHGLAATVIERFKLGADDLFIDVGCNDGTLLSEAKRRGVRILGIDPAKNLAPLAKKNGVDTLVAFFGTETAAKVVAEHGKASVVTATNVFPHIPVLDDLVKGLDVVLKPGGVFVAEAHYLGDLLDACAFDTVYHEHCSYWSLHAAQYMFQRHGFEVVDIQRLPIHHGQLRLFAMRKGEGQPTAAVATLLAEEVKRGMTGIECYRAFAKRVEAIREELHAAFAGFKAAGKTVVGYGAPAKGNTLLSYIGFGPEQLAYIADKSPLKQGRVTPGTHIPVVGPERLLADQPDYVLLLAWNFADEILVEQAEYRARGGKFILPVPEVKIV; encoded by the coding sequence ATGACCGTTTGCATCGCCTGCGGTTCGACCAAGGTCGAACCCTTCCTGGACCTGCACGAAACCACCCTGGCCAATAAGTTCCTGGCCCCCGAGGAAATCGGGGCGGTGGAGCCCCGCCATCCCCTGGTGGTCGGCTTCTGCCCCGAATGCAGTCATGTGCAGCTGACCCATCTGGTGCCGCCTGCGGCGATGTTCGAGGATTACCTCTACATCTCCTCGCTGTCCAAGACCCTGGTCGGCCACCTGCACGGACTGGCCGCCACGGTGATCGAACGCTTCAAGCTGGGCGCCGACGATCTGTTCATCGACGTGGGCTGCAACGACGGCACCTTGCTGTCGGAGGCCAAGCGGCGCGGCGTGCGCATCCTGGGCATCGATCCGGCCAAGAATCTGGCGCCGCTGGCCAAGAAGAACGGAGTCGATACCCTGGTCGCCTTCTTCGGCACCGAAACCGCCGCCAAGGTGGTGGCCGAGCACGGCAAGGCCTCGGTGGTCACCGCCACCAACGTCTTCCCGCATATTCCGGTGCTGGACGATCTGGTCAAGGGTCTGGACGTGGTGCTCAAGCCCGGCGGCGTGTTTGTCGCCGAAGCCCATTACCTGGGCGACCTGCTCGACGCCTGCGCCTTCGACACCGTTTATCACGAGCACTGCTCGTACTGGTCGCTGCACGCCGCCCAATACATGTTCCAGCGCCATGGCTTCGAAGTGGTGGACATCCAGCGCCTGCCCATCCATCACGGCCAGTTGCGCCTGTTCGCCATGCGCAAGGGCGAGGGTCAGCCCACCGCCGCCGTCGCCACCCTGCTGGCCGAAGAGGTCAAGCGCGGCATGACCGGCATCGAGTGCTATCGCGCCTTCGCCAAGCGGGTCGAGGCCATTCGCGAAGAGCTGCACGCCGCCTTCGCCGGTTTCAAGGCGGCTGGCAAAACCGTGGTGGGCTATGGCGCCCCGGCCAAGGGCAACACCCTGCTCAGCTATATCGGCTTCGGTCCCGAGCAGTTGGCCTATATCGCCGACAAGAGCCCTTTGAAGCAAGGCCGCGTCACCCCCGGCACCCATATTCCAGTGGTGGGGCCCGAGCGCCTGCTGGCCGACCAGCCCGATTACGTCTTGCTTCTGGCCTGGAACTTCGCCGATGAAATCCTGGTGGAGCAGGCCGAGTACCGCGCCCGCGGCGGCAAGTTCATCCTGCCGGTGCCGGAGGTCAAGATCGTCTGA
- a CDS encoding dTDP-4-dehydrorhamnose 3,5-epimerase family protein, giving the protein MSTPRIDGIKGNWIEGVTVTPMRRICDERGKIMHLMKKTDPQFTEFGEVYISSGYPGIVKAWHIHKEMTLNNTCIVGMMKLVLFDGRDGSPTKGNLMECFMGEDNYIQVKIPPGISNGYKAYGDKLAMLVNCASMPHDPNELIYIDPFNNDIPYNWDVKHG; this is encoded by the coding sequence ATGAGCACTCCCCGTATCGACGGCATCAAGGGCAACTGGATCGAGGGCGTCACCGTGACTCCCATGCGCCGCATCTGCGACGAGCGCGGCAAGATCATGCACCTGATGAAGAAGACCGACCCGCAATTCACCGAATTCGGCGAGGTCTACATCTCCTCGGGCTATCCCGGCATCGTCAAGGCCTGGCATATCCACAAGGAAATGACCCTCAACAACACCTGCATCGTCGGCATGATGAAGCTGGTGTTGTTCGATGGCCGCGACGGCTCGCCGACCAAGGGCAACCTGATGGAATGCTTCATGGGCGAGGATAACTACATCCAGGTCAAGATTCCGCCGGGCATCAGCAACGGCTACAAGGCCTATGGCGACAAGCTGGCCATGCTGGTCAATTGCGCCTCCATGCCCCACGATCCCAACGAGCTGATCTATATCGATCCCTTCAATAACGACATTCCCTATAATTGGGATGTGAAGCACGGTTGA
- a CDS encoding GDP-mannose 4,6-dehydratase gives MSERILITGITGFVGSHLADYVLSLDGKYQVIGTKRWHLSRMDNVRHIQDRITWIDCDLTDPISTREMMNIAKPDRIFHCAAESFVSPSWKNPQRYMAMNYNATVNLLDWLHQNKSSAPFHIPGSGEEYGDIPEDKLPITPETVLLPVNPYAVTKIAQDLIGFVYHKSYGINVIRTRAFNHEGPRRDKVFGIPWYAYQVAMVEAGKMDPLLKVGHIDDRRNFTHVRDMVEAYWIASTKCRPGELYLVGSEAPETIYTFRQALEMLIGMSTVKGIRHETDPQYVRPTQVPRLIADTKKFRDDTGWEPKISFQTILSETLDYWRERVRLGTA, from the coding sequence ATGTCTGAGCGCATCCTGATCACGGGCATCACCGGCTTTGTGGGTTCGCACCTTGCGGATTACGTCTTATCCCTGGACGGCAAGTATCAGGTGATCGGCACCAAGCGCTGGCATCTGTCGCGCATGGACAATGTCCGCCACATCCAGGACCGCATCACCTGGATCGATTGCGATCTGACCGATCCCATCTCGACGCGCGAGATGATGAACATCGCCAAGCCCGACCGTATCTTCCACTGTGCCGCCGAAAGCTTCGTCAGCCCGTCGTGGAAGAATCCGCAGCGCTACATGGCGATGAACTACAACGCCACCGTCAATCTTCTGGACTGGCTGCATCAGAACAAGTCGAGCGCACCCTTCCATATCCCCGGTTCGGGTGAGGAATACGGCGACATCCCCGAGGACAAGCTGCCCATCACCCCGGAAACCGTGCTGCTGCCGGTCAATCCTTACGCGGTGACCAAGATCGCCCAGGATCTGATCGGCTTCGTCTACCACAAGTCCTACGGCATCAACGTCATCCGCACCCGCGCCTTCAATCACGAAGGGCCGCGCCGCGACAAGGTGTTCGGCATTCCGTGGTATGCCTATCAGGTAGCCATGGTCGAGGCTGGCAAGATGGACCCGCTGCTGAAGGTCGGCCATATCGACGACCGACGCAACTTCACCCATGTCCGCGACATGGTCGAGGCCTATTGGATCGCCAGCACCAAGTGCCGGCCGGGCGAGCTGTATCTGGTCGGGTCCGAGGCCCCGGAAACCATCTACACCTTCCGCCAGGCCCTCGAGATGCTGATCGGCATGTCCACGGTCAAGGGCATCCGCCACGAGACCGACCCCCAGTATGTGCGCCCGACCCAGGTGCCCCGCCTGATCGCCGACACCAAGAAATTCCGCGACGACACCGGCTGGGAACCGAAGATTTCGTTCCAAACCATTCTGTCCGAAACGCTCGACTACTGGCGCGAGCGCGTCCGTCTCGGCACCGCCTGA
- a CDS encoding Pyruvate/2-oxoglutarate dehydrogenase complex, dehydrogenase (E1) component, eukaryotic type, subunit beta, protein MNYIGYVNGLIRAKIAATPRLVTYGQNITAGSCLSGLTRGLTCGPDGRIIDTPNVENTLVGAGFGMMLRGINAIYFMKQQDFLLLGLDHLVNTYNLVRRTDPTASFSVVSIIVDSGFEGPQSSLNNFSDFCSMAHLPGYAITNRHDADLVIGRHLVAPGCRLIGVSQRLFGTELLGEDLTASPDRSGDILRYAEGNDATVVAFNFAFPQAQGLWASLGLGGRKSSLFSVPAILPTDWDLILADLARTRRLVIIDDSKSENRSSDRLLLEAYRSLGDIKVSRVCRDFTLDMLSPNPDMLAVEPGRVLAELGLA, encoded by the coding sequence GTGAACTATATCGGCTATGTCAACGGCCTGATCCGGGCCAAAATCGCCGCGACCCCCCGGCTGGTCACCTATGGCCAGAACATCACCGCCGGTTCGTGCCTGTCGGGTCTGACCCGCGGCCTGACCTGTGGCCCGGACGGGCGGATCATCGATACCCCCAATGTGGAAAACACCCTGGTCGGCGCCGGGTTCGGCATGATGCTGCGAGGCATCAACGCCATCTATTTCATGAAGCAGCAGGATTTTCTGCTGCTGGGCCTCGATCATCTGGTCAATACCTATAATCTGGTGCGGCGGACCGATCCCACCGCCTCGTTCTCGGTGGTCAGCATCATCGTCGACAGCGGATTCGAGGGGCCGCAATCCAGCCTCAACAATTTCAGCGACTTCTGCTCCATGGCCCACCTGCCGGGCTACGCCATCACCAATCGCCACGATGCCGATCTTGTGATCGGCCGCCATCTGGTGGCACCGGGTTGCCGCCTGATCGGGGTATCCCAGCGCTTGTTCGGCACCGAACTGCTGGGCGAGGACCTGACGGCGAGCCCCGATCGGTCCGGCGACATTCTCCGCTATGCCGAGGGCAACGACGCCACCGTCGTCGCCTTCAACTTCGCCTTTCCCCAGGCCCAAGGACTGTGGGCCTCCCTGGGCCTGGGCGGCCGCAAGTCCTCGCTGTTCTCGGTGCCCGCCATCCTGCCGACCGATTGGGATCTGATCCTGGCCGATCTGGCCCGGACGCGGCGGCTGGTGATCATCGACGATTCCAAGAGCGAAAACCGCAGCAGCGACCGGCTGCTGCTGGAGGCCTATCGCAGCCTCGGCGACATCAAGGTGTCGCGGGTCTGCCGGGACTTCACCCTGGACATGCTCTCGCCCAATCCCGACATGCTGGCGGTCGAGCCCGGCCGAGTTCTGGCCGAGCTAGGCCTTGCGTAG
- a CDS encoding HAD-IIIA family hydrolase: MADRVDRPRQAVILAGGQGTRLRPLTDHTPKPMIPFHDRPFAEYLVEMLRGQGFRRILFLLGYLPDKVTEHFGDGSRFGVEIEYAVSPVEDETGTRLRRVKDRLDDIFVLLYCDNYWPMPFAAMWERYCRLGVEAMVTVYRNRDGYTRDNLRVDDDGLLALYDKSRTAPGLAGVDIGFFILTRAVIDLIPEGGNPSFEKSVYPVLVERRQLAAFETDHRYYSVGSHERLPLTEAFLARNKTVLLDRDGTLNLRMPRAEYVRSWADWQWLPGAREALAELARADYRIILITNQPGLARGALDQAALDAIHGRMIEETQAAGGRIDHIYYCPHNWDEGCDCRKPRPGMLFQAQRDFHLDLSRVTFIGDDDRDGEAAQAAGAPFLQVTESYSLLDAVHDLLAADHSNPVTGKCPD; the protein is encoded by the coding sequence ATGGCGGACAGGGTGGACCGACCGCGACAGGCGGTTATTCTTGCTGGGGGTCAGGGGACGCGGCTGCGCCCCCTGACCGACCACACGCCCAAACCGATGATTCCCTTTCATGACCGGCCCTTCGCCGAATATCTGGTCGAGATGCTGCGCGGCCAGGGGTTCCGCCGTATTCTCTTCCTGTTGGGCTATCTCCCCGACAAGGTGACGGAGCATTTCGGCGACGGCTCGCGCTTTGGCGTCGAGATCGAGTACGCCGTCTCTCCGGTCGAGGACGAGACCGGCACCCGGTTGCGCCGGGTCAAGGACCGTCTCGACGACATCTTCGTCCTGCTCTATTGCGACAATTACTGGCCCATGCCCTTCGCGGCCATGTGGGAACGGTATTGCCGCCTGGGCGTCGAGGCCATGGTCACCGTTTACCGCAACCGCGACGGCTATACCCGCGACAATCTGCGGGTGGATGACGACGGCCTGCTGGCCCTTTACGACAAGTCGCGCACAGCGCCTGGTCTGGCTGGCGTCGATATCGGCTTTTTCATTCTGACCCGCGCGGTCATCGACCTCATTCCCGAGGGCGGCAATCCCTCCTTCGAGAAGTCGGTCTATCCCGTGCTGGTGGAACGCAGGCAGTTGGCCGCGTTCGAGACCGACCATCGCTATTACAGCGTCGGCAGCCATGAGCGCCTGCCCCTGACCGAGGCCTTCCTGGCCCGCAACAAGACGGTGCTGCTCGACCGCGACGGCACCTTGAACCTTCGCATGCCGAGGGCCGAATACGTCCGCTCCTGGGCCGACTGGCAGTGGCTGCCTGGCGCCCGTGAGGCCCTGGCGGAACTGGCGCGCGCCGATTATCGCATCATCTTGATCACTAACCAGCCCGGCCTGGCCCGCGGCGCCCTGGATCAGGCGGCTCTGGATGCCATCCATGGGCGCATGATCGAGGAAACGCAAGCCGCTGGCGGGCGAATCGATCACATCTATTACTGCCCGCATAATTGGGACGAGGGCTGTGATTGCCGCAAGCCGCGGCCCGGCATGCTATTCCAAGCGCAGCGCGACTTTCATCTGGACCTGTCGCGGGTGACCTTCATTGGCGACGACGACCGGGACGGAGAGGCGGCCCAAGCGGCAGGCGCGCCCTTCCTTCAGGTGACCGAGAGCTATAGTCTGCTCGACGCCGTCCACGATCTGCTTGCGGCCGATCACTCGAATCCGGTGACTGGAAAATGCCCAGACTGA
- a CDS encoding dTDP-4-dehydrorhamnose 3,5-epimerase family protein, with translation MRITERAIKGIFDVELDPAADHRGWLIKPFDARPFAAAGLTAEWRQVIVQFTEHKNTLKGLHHQAEPFLEAKLIAPIEGRCFWVSVDLRHESPTFGQWGGAVLDADKRNSLYVSRGFAHGCLTLSDHVNLLICADNDYSPDHGVSIAWNDPTFAIDWPLLADTEVVMKAEHRDAPPFAAVRGKLGL, from the coding sequence ATGCGCATCACCGAACGGGCGATCAAGGGGATCTTCGACGTCGAGCTTGATCCGGCCGCCGATCATCGCGGCTGGTTGATCAAGCCCTTCGACGCCCGCCCGTTCGCAGCCGCCGGTTTGACGGCCGAGTGGCGGCAGGTGATCGTCCAGTTCACCGAGCATAAGAACACCCTGAAGGGTCTCCACCATCAGGCGGAGCCCTTTCTGGAGGCCAAGCTGATCGCCCCCATCGAGGGGCGTTGCTTCTGGGTGTCGGTGGATCTGCGCCATGAAAGCCCGACATTCGGCCAATGGGGCGGTGCCGTTCTCGATGCCGACAAGCGCAATTCGCTCTACGTTTCCCGTGGCTTCGCCCATGGCTGCCTGACGCTGAGCGACCACGTCAATCTTCTCATCTGCGCCGATAACGACTATTCGCCCGACCACGGTGTCAGCATCGCCTGGAACGACCCGACCTTCGCCATCGACTGGCCGCTGCTGGCCGACACCGAGGTGGTGATGAAG
- a CDS encoding GHMP family kinase ATP-binding protein: protein MPRLSNTPRIVMTAVPLRLSFAGGGTDIADYYLKEGGAVLSTTIDKFVYVTVKQHGTLYREPYRLNYYNAEHAPDLDSIRNDIMRECLRLVPVEPPLYVSTVADVPSSSGLGSSSSFAVGLLHALHVMRGDRVSLGQLAEEACHIEINVLKQPIGKQDQYAAAFGGMNCMRFETDGRVVLEPQVISAEKIRTLFDHLMLFWTNTTRSATEILTKQRQAIDERMANLRAIKGHCEEVRRLLNGDFNPAALGEVLDQTWQQKRSITDAISNGQIDQWYDAAMAAGATGGKIAGAGGGGFLLLIVPPERQPAVAEALAELDRLPVRYEASGTRVLIPLGH, encoded by the coding sequence ATGCCCAGACTGAGCAACACGCCCCGAATCGTGATGACCGCCGTGCCCCTGCGCCTGTCCTTCGCGGGCGGAGGTACCGACATCGCCGATTACTATCTCAAGGAAGGCGGGGCCGTTCTCAGCACCACCATCGATAAATTCGTCTATGTCACGGTCAAGCAGCATGGAACGCTGTACCGCGAGCCCTATCGGCTCAACTATTACAACGCGGAGCATGCCCCCGATCTCGACAGCATCCGCAACGACATCATGCGCGAATGCCTGCGCCTGGTGCCGGTGGAGCCGCCGCTTTACGTCAGCACCGTGGCCGACGTTCCGTCATCTTCGGGGCTTGGCTCGTCCAGTTCCTTCGCGGTTGGGCTGCTGCATGCTCTGCATGTCATGCGCGGCGACCGGGTATCGCTGGGCCAACTGGCGGAAGAGGCCTGCCATATCGAGATCAACGTCCTGAAGCAGCCCATCGGCAAGCAGGACCAGTATGCGGCGGCGTTCGGCGGCATGAACTGCATGCGGTTCGAGACCGACGGCCGGGTGGTGTTGGAGCCCCAGGTGATCTCCGCCGAGAAGATCCGCACCCTATTCGACCACCTGATGCTGTTTTGGACCAACACCACCCGCTCGGCCACCGAGATTTTGACCAAGCAGCGCCAGGCCATCGACGAGCGCATGGCCAATCTGCGCGCCATCAAGGGCCATTGCGAAGAGGTCCGCCGCCTGCTCAACGGCGATTTCAACCCCGCCGCCCTGGGTGAAGTGCTGGACCAGACCTGGCAGCAAAAGCGCAGCATCACCGACGCCATCAGCAACGGCCAGATCGACCAGTGGTATGACGCCGCCATGGCGGCGGGTGCGACCGGCGGCAAGATCGCCGGGGCTGGCGGCGGCGGCTTCCTGCTGCTGATCGTGCCGCCCGAGCGGCAACCGGCTGTGGCCGAGGCGCTGGCCGAACTCGACCGCCTGCCGGTCCGCTACGAAGCCTCCGGCACCCGCGTCCTCATTCCCCTGGGACATTGA